From a region of the Hemibagrus wyckioides isolate EC202008001 linkage group LG06, SWU_Hwy_1.0, whole genome shotgun sequence genome:
- the hadhb gene encoding trifunctional enzyme subunit beta, mitochondrial: MASMLMNTLRSCPVNSSRALHFATRSLGTSAALQAQAKSKKTLAKPGVKNIVLVDGVRTPFLQSGTTYSDMMPHDLARGALQGLLNRTGLPKDAVDYIVYGTVIQEVKTSNVAREAALGAGFSDKIPAHTVTMACISSNQAMTTAVGLIAAGQCDAVVAGGVEFMSDVPIRHSRRMRKTMLSLNKAKTLGARLSLLGSIRLAHLAPELPAVAEFSTAETMGHSADRLAAAFAVSRREQDEFALRSHTLAKKAQDEGLLSDVISINVPGKNIISMDNGIRPSSMEQMGKLKPAFIKPHGTVTAANSSYLTDGASAVLIMSEEKALAMGYKPKAYLRDFVYVSQDPKDQLLLGPTYATPKVLEKSGLTLTDIDVFEFHEAFAGQILANMKAMESDWFAQTYMGRKTKVGSPPMEKFNLWGGSLSIGHPFGATGCRLVTTVAHRLKKEGGQYGLVAACAAGGQGHAMLIEAYPQ; this comes from the exons ATGGCGTCCATGTTGATGAATACTCTGCGGAGCTGCCCGGTCAACTCGTCCAGGGCGCTTCACTTTG ctaCACGGTCTCTTGGCACATCTGCTGCTCTACAGGCAcaag CTAAAAGTAAGAAGACTCTGGCCAAGCCTGGAGTGAAGAACATCGTTCTGGTCGATGGAGTGCGTACACCCTTCCTGCAGTCTGGCACcac ataTTCTGATATGATGCCTCATGATCTGGCCAGAGGAGCTTTAca aggTTTGTTAAACAGAACCGGCCTTCCTAAAGACGCAGTGGATTACATCGTCTATGGAACCGTCATACAGGAAGTGAAGACCAGCAACGTGGCCCGAGAG gctgctCTGGGTGCGGGATTCTCCGACAAGATTCCAGCTCACACCGTCACTATGGCCTGCATCTCCTCCAACCAAGCCAtgactacag ccgTGGGTCTGATCGCCGCTGGTCAGTGTGACGCGGTGGTGGCCGGCGGAGTGGAGTTCATGTCCGATGTCCCGATCCGTCACAGCCGCAGGATGAGGAAGACCATGCTCTCTCTGAACAAGGCTAAGACTCTGGGTGCGAGACTGTCTCTGCTCGGCTCCATCAGACTCGCTCACCTCGCACCCGAG ctCCCTGCAGTAGCGGAGTTCTCCACAGCGGAGACGATGGGTCACTCTGCAGATCGCTTGGCCGCAGCGTTTGCCGTGTCTCGGCGTGAACAGGACGAGTTTGCGTTGCGCTCTCACACTCTGGCCAAGAAAGCTCAGGACGAGGGGCTGCTCAGTGATGTCATCAGCATCAATGTACCGG GGAAGAATATCATCTCTATGGACAATGGGATTCGTCCCAGCAGCATGGAGCAGATGGGCAAGCTGAAGCCCGCCTTCATCAAACCACACGGCACTGTCACCGCTGCTAACTCCTCCTACCTG aCTGACGGTGCCTCTGCAGTTCTCATCATGTCTGAAGAGAAAGCACTCGCTATGGGTTACAAGCCCAAAGCGTATCTCAG AGACTTTGTGTACGTGTCTCAGGACCCTAAAGACCAGCTCCTGCTCGG cCCCACCTACGCCACTCCGAAGGTCCTGGAGAAGAGTGGACTGACGCTGACCGACATCGACGTGTTCGAGTTCCATGAGGCTTTCGCT GGTCAGATTTTGGCGAATATGAAGGCGATGGAGTCTGACTGGTTTGCTCAGACCTACATGGGCAGGAaaacaaag GTGGGATCACCTCCCATGGAGAAGTTTAACCTGTGGGGCGGATCGCTCTCCATCGGACACCCTTTCGGTGCCACCGGCTGTCGCCTGGTTACCACGGTAGCACACCGGCTCAAGAAGGAGGGGGGGCAGTATGGCCTGGTGGCAGCGTGCGCTGCTGGgggacag GGACATGCAATGCTTATCGAAGCATATCCACAGTAG